A genomic segment from Neodiprion lecontei isolate iyNeoLeco1 chromosome 1, iyNeoLeco1.1, whole genome shotgun sequence encodes:
- the LOC107219415 gene encoding kinesin-like protein unc-104 isoform X18 — protein MSSVKVAVRVRPFNNRELSREAQCIIDMVGNTTSIINPKAPPGTKDAIKSFNYDYSYFSMDPNDENYSSQIMVYKDIGEEMLQHAFEGYNVCIFAYGQTGAGKSYTMMGKQEEGQEGIIPQICDDLFRKISRNSSDHLKYSVEVSYMEIYCERVRDLLNPKNKGNLRVREHPLLGPYVEDLSKLAVMSYQDIHDLIDEGNKARTVAATNMNETSSRSHAVFTIFFTQQRHDSTTDLITEKVSKISLVDLAGSERADSTGAKGTRLKEGANINKSLTTLGKVISALAEIATKKKKKADFIPYRDSVLTWLLRENLGGNSKTAMIAAVSPADINYDETLSTLRYADRAKQIVCKAVVNEDANAKLIRELKEEIQKLRELLKQEGIDVQEGPDGKVTYEKKEPRDEPQTMKTSKREDDIKETRQRVPSHPASAIAEEAVDQLQASEKLIAELNETWEDKLKRTESIRLQREAVFAEMGVAVKEDGMTVGVFSPKKTPHLVNLNEDPFMSECLIYYIKDGFTRIGSAEANIPQDIQLCGPHILSEHCVFENHEGIITLMPKKGALIYVNGREITEPIVLKTGSRVILGKNHVFRFNHPDQVRERREKSSPAETPGNGETVDWNFAQIELLEKQGIDLKAEMEKRLLVLEEQFRKEKEEADQLFEEQRKNYEARIDALQKQVEEQSMTMSMYSSYTPEDFNNIEEDIFVNPLFDAESNWSEREFQLAAWAFRKWKYHQFTSLRDDLWGNAIFLKEANAISVELKKKVQFQFTLLTDTLYSPLPVDLLPAIEDEDDDERPFPRTIVAVEVQDTKNGATHYWTLDKLRQRLELMREMYHNEAELSPTSPDYNIETITGGDPFYDRFPWFRMVGRSFIYLSNLMYPVPLIHKVAIVNEKGDVKGYLRVAVQAVIEEENSEYSSGVRQSARISFEDDLFGNHRYNKRNTLLTQTLEKNQQNLLQEERVVEGSTDVKDSKEGKDDEEVGDADSGRGDSSVSSDMKEEELPDHLQAGVEFTFRVTVLQAMGISTEYADIFCQFNFLHRHDEAFSTEPVKNAGKGNPPLGFYHVQNITVTVTKSFLEYLKTQPIVFEVFGHYQQHPLHKDAKLEYSARQPPKRMLPPSIPISQPVRSPKFGSVLPSPSTSHVHAKYDVLVWFEICELAPNGEYVPSVVDHSDDLPCRGLFLLHQGIQRRIRITIVHEHASELRWKDVRELVVGRIRNTPEPEEEDNDSSVLSLGLFPGEYLEIPGDDRCMFRFEAAWDSSLHNSALLNRVTSYGEQIFMTISAYLELENCGRPAIITKDLSMIIYGRDARVGPRSLKHLFSGHYRNQEANRLSGVYELVLRRASEAGSPGVQRRQRRVLDTSSTYVRGEENLHGWRPRGDSLIFDHQWELEKLTRLEEVERVRHTLLLRERLGIDKVPFCNKTAHDFTKSEKEVCNMVAKATNEPHASPIKLKKSASKDVYEPWEMTDRERELATKCVKLIQGRIPSKEPIVLSDVSPGEDAITEMSTSMISSVMSTSSQESVYQHKCDGFKQPTGIIVRTRSKSCIFRLTSPERARLQELQDSMMAGESASQVNSMAPAPLGSSSPLKESLVLYVPEVEEIRISPVIARKGYLNILEHKTNGWKKRWVAVRRPYVFIFREEKDPVERALINLATAQVEYSEDQLAMVKVPNTFSVVTKHRGYLLQTLGDKEVYDWLYAINPLLAGQIRSKLARKGPGSNIAPITLAPPPESQTQAK, from the exons ATGTCGTCGGTGAAGGTGGCGGTGCGGGTGCGGCCCTTCAATAACCGTGAATTATCCCGAGAAGCTCAATGCATCATCGATATGGTCGGCAATACGACGT CCATTATAAATCCGAAGGCACCACCCGGTACCAAAGATGCTATCAAAAGCTTCAATTACGATTACTCCTATTTTTCTATGGAC CCGAACGATGAAAACTACTCGTCACAAATAATGGTATATAAGGATATTGGAGAGGAGATGTTGCAGCATGCATTCGAGG GATACAACGTGTGTATCTTTGCTTATGGTCAAACTGGCGCGGGAAAATCCTACACGATGATGGGGAAGCAAGAAGAGGGCCAGGAAGGAATTATTCCACAAATATGTGACGATCTGTTCAGAAAAATCAGCAGAAATTCAAGTGATCACCTCAAATACTCCGTTGAAGTGAGCTACATGGAAATATATTGCGAACGAGTGCGTGACTTGCTTAATCCTAAAAACAAAGGAAATTTACGTGTCAGAGAACATCCACTCTTGGGTCCTTATGTTGAAGATTTATCTAAGTTAGCAGTGATGTCTTATCAAGATATTCATGACCTTATTGACGAAGGCAATAAAGCCAG AACCGTTGCGGCAACAAACATGAACGAAACATCCAGCAGATCCCACGCAGTgttcacaatattttttacacaacaaAGACACGATAGTACAACAGATTTAATCACAGAGAAAGTCAGCAAAATTTCACTGGTTGACTTGGCTGGCTCTGAAAGAGCAGATTCTACCGGTGCAAAAGGCACAAGGCTCAAAGAAGGTGCCAATATCAATAAAAGTTTGACTACTCTGGGAAAAGTTATCAGTGCATTAGCTGAAATT gcaacgaagaagaagaagaaagcaGACTTTATTCCATACAGAGATTCGGTTTTGACATGGTTACTCCGTGAAAATCTTGGTGGAAATTCTAAGACCGCTATGATTGCAGCTGTTAGCCCAGCCGACATTAATTACGATGAAACTCTTTCCACATTGAG ATATGCAGACAGAGCAAAACAGATTGTCTGCAAAGCTGTTGTCAATGAGGATGCTAATGCTAAGCTTATTAgagaattgaaagaagaaattcaGAAGCTGCGAGAGCTTCTGAAACAGGAGGGCATCGACGTACAAGAAG GGCCAGATGGTAAAGTCACTTATGAAAAGAAAGAACCTA GAGATGAACCACAAACGATGAAAACTTCTAAAAGAGAGGACGATATTAAAGAAACAAGACAACGAGTGCCATCACATCCCGCATCTGCCATTGCCGAAGAGGCTGTTGACCAGCTACAAGCTAGTGAGAAACTTATAGCTG AATTGAATGAGACTTGGGAggataaattgaaaagaacAGAATCAATACGTCTACAAAGAGAAGCTGTGTTTGCTGAAATGGGTGTAGCCGTAAAAGAAGATGGCATGACCGTTGGTgtattttcaccaaaaaagaCACCGCATTTAGTAAATCTCAATGAAGATCCATTCATGTCCGAGTGTCTCATTTACTACATTAAAGATGGCTTCACAAGAATTGGTTCTGCCGAAGCAAATATCCCACAGGATATACAACTTTGTGGACCACATATTTTGAGTGAACATTGTGTATTTGAGAATCACGAGGGTATTATCACATTGATGCCAAAGAAAGGAGCACTAATATACGTCAATGGCCGCGAGATCACAGAGCCAATCGTTCTCAAAACTGGATCTCGAGTAATCTTGGGCAAGAATCACGTGTTTAGATTCAACCACCCTGATCAag TGCGGGAGCGGCGTGAGAAAAGTTCACCAGCTGAAACACCCGGCAATGGTGAAACTGTGGATTGGAATTTCGCACAGATTGAACTGCTTGAGAAACAAGGTATTGACTTGAAAGCTGAGATGGAAAAGAGACTATTAGTCCTTGAGGAACAATTCCGCaaggagaaagaagaagcagaTCAGCTCTTTGAGGAACAAAGGAAG AATTACGAGGCTCGAATTGATGCTCTACAAAAGCAGGTTGAAGAGCAGAGCATGACAATGTCTATGTACAGTAGTTACACACCAGAAGATTTCAATAACATTGAAGAAGATATCTTTG TCAACCCCTTATTTGACGCAGAGAGCAACTGGAGTGAGCGCGAATTCCAGCTAGCAGCATGGGCATTTCGCAAATGGAAATATCATCAGTTTACCAGTCTTCGAGATGACTTGTGGGGTAACGCAATTTTCCTCAAGGAAGCTAACGCCATTTCCGTAGAACTTAAGAAAAAG GTTCAGTTTCAGTTCACACTTCTGACAGACACATTATATTCACCATTACCAGTTGACTTGTTACCAGCTATAGAGGATGAAGATGATGATGAGAGGCCTTTTCCTCGTACTATCGTGGCTGTTGAGGTCCAAGACACGAAAAATGGTGCTACACATTACTGGACTCTTGATAAGCTAAG GCAAAGGCTGGAATTAATGCGAGAAATGTATCACAACGAAGCTGAGTTGTCGCCAACTTCGCCAGACTATAACATTGAAACCATTACCGGTGGTGATCCCTTCTATGATAGATTCCCATGGTTCCGGATGGTTGGAAG ATCCTTCATATACTTGAGCAATCTTATGTACCCTGTACCACTTATTCACAAAGTTGctattgtaaatgaaaaaggaGATGTAAAGGGATACTTAAGAGTTGCTGTTCAAGCTGTTATCG AAGAGGAAAACAGCGAATATTCAAGTGGTGTCAGACAGTCTGCTCGTATATCATTTGAAGATGATCTCTTTGGTAACCACAGATATAACAAACGAAATACCCTTCTCACACAAACTCTTGAAAAGAATCAGCAAAACCTTTTACAAGAAGAACGTGTGGTCGAAGGATCAACCGATGTGAAAGATTCTAAGGAGGGTAAGGATGACGAAGAAGTCGGCGATGCTGATAGTGGAAGAGGTGATAGTTCCGTATCTAGTGATATGAAAGAGGAAGAATTGCCGGACCATCTCCAAGCTGGAGTTGAATTTACCTTTAGAGTGACGGTACTCCAAGCAATGGGAATTTCTACAGAATATGCAGACATTTTCTGTCAATTCAA CTTTTTGCATAGACATGACGAAGCTTTCTCAACTGAACCTGTTAAAAATGCTGGTAAAGGAAATCCACCGTTAGGATTCTATCATGTACAGAAC ATAACAGTGACAGTCACCAAATCTTTCTTGGAATATCTGAAAACCCAACCTATTGTATTCGAAGTATTTGGTCATTATCAACAGCATCCATTACACAAAGATGCCAAATTGGAATA CAGTGCTAGGCAGCCACCAAAAAGGATGCTCCCACCATCTATTCCCATCAGTCAACCAGTTCGTTCGCCAAAGTTTGGCAGCGTATTACCGTCACCTAGCACATCGCATGTTCATGCCAAATATGATGTTCTAGTGTGGTTCGAAATTTGTGAACTTGCCCCTAATGGAGAATACGTACCGTCAGTAGTTGACCATAGCGATGATTTACCTTGCCGCGgattatttttacttcatcAAGGAATCCAACGTCGTATTCGTATTACGATTGTTCACGAACATGCATCTGAACTTCGATGGAAAGATGTGAGAGAACTTGTCGTAGGACGTATTCGCAACACACCTGAACCCGAAGAAGAGGATAATGATTCTTCAGTATTATCTCTTGGTCTCTTCCCTGGAGAATATTTGGAAATTCCGGGAGATGATAGATGCATGTTTAGATTTGAGGCTGCCTGGGACAGCTCTTTGCACAATTCAGCATTATTAAACAGAGTAACATCCTACGGAGAACAAATATTTATGACCATTTCGGCTTACTTAGAA CTTGAAAACTGTGGCAGACCAGCTATTATAACGAAGGATCTCAGTATGATCATCTACGGACGGGATGCAAGAGTCGGCCCACGATCTCTGAAGCATTTGTTTAGTGGTCACTATCGGAATCAAGAAGCTAACAGGCTCAGTGGTGTCTACGAGTTGGTTTTACGACGTGCATCTGAAGCAGGTAGCCCAG GAGTACAAAGACGACAACGTAGAGTACTAGATACAAGTTCTACTTACGTTAGGGGTGAAGAAAACCTCCATGGATGGAGACCACGTGGTGATAGCTTGATTTTTGATCATCAATGGGAACTGGAAAAGCTTACTAGACTTGAAGAAGTAGAACGAGTTCGGCACACACTTTTACTCAGAGAAAGACTTGGAATTGATAAAGTtccattttgcaataaaaCGGCACATGATTTTACcaaaagtgaaaaa GAGGTCTGCAATATGGTGGCAAAAGCCACTAATGAACCACATGCTAGCCcaataaaactcaaaaaatcTGCAAGCAAGGATGTCTATGAGCCTTGGGAAATGACAGACCGAGAGCGAGAACTTGCTACTAAATGTGTAAAGTTAATACAGGGAAGAATTCCCAGCAAAGAGCCAATCGTTTTGTCAGATGTTTCACCTGGCGAGGATGCCATAACTGAGATGTCTACATCCATGATTTCATCGGTCATGTCTACATCATCACAAGAGTCAGTATATCAACACAAATGTGACGGTTTTAAACAG CCAACAGGAATAATAGTCCGGACCCGATCTAAGTCGTGCATCTTTAGGTTGACTTCTCCTGAGCGTGCTCGGCTCCAGGAACTCCAGGATAGTATGATGGCTGGGGAATCTGCTAGTCAAGTAAACAGTATGGCTCCAGCACCCCTTGGTTCTTCGTCACCATTGAAAGAAAGTTTAGTTCTATATGTACCAGAGGTCGAAGAAATTCGCATCAGCCCTGTTATTGCAAGAAAAGGATATTTGAATATCTTGGAACATAAAACTAATGGCTGGAAGAAACGATGGGTG GCTGTCCGTAGGCCTTATGTTTTTATCTTCAGAGAGGAAAAAGATCCGGTTGAAAGAGCATTAATCAATCTTGCTACTGCACAAGTCGAATATTCTGAGGACCAATTAGCAATGGTCAAAGTACCCAACACATTCAG TGTGGTAACTAAACACCGAGGTTACCTTCTCCAAACACTTGGTGATAAAGAAGTCTACGATTGGCTTTATGCTATCAATCCTTTACTTGCTGGACAAATTAG GTCAAAACTGGCACGCAAAGGTCCTGGTTCCAATATCGCTCCTATTACGCTAGCCCCACCTCCAGAATCTCAGACGCAAGCTAagtga
- the LOC107219415 gene encoding kinesin-like protein unc-104 isoform X12, whose amino-acid sequence MSSVKVAVRVRPFNNRELSREAQCIIDMVGNTTSIINPKAPPGTKDAIKSFNYDYSYFSMDPNDENYSSQIMVYKDIGEEMLQHAFEGYNVCIFAYGQTGAGKSYTMMGKQEEGQEGIIPQICDDLFRKISRNSSDHLKYSVEVSYMEIYCERVRDLLNPKNKGNLRVREHPLLGPYVEDLSKLAVMSYQDIHDLIDEGNKARTVAATNMNETSSRSHAVFTIFFTQQRHDSTTDLITEKVSKISLVDLAGSERADSTGAKGTRLKEGANINKSLTTLGKVISALAEIATKKKKKADFIPYRDSVLTWLLRENLGGNSKTAMIAAVSPADINYDETLSTLRYADRAKQIVCKAVVNEDANAKLIRELKEEIQKLRELLKQEGIDVQEGPDGKVTYEKKEPRDEPQTMKTSKREDDIKETRQRVPSHPASAIAEEAVDQLQASEKLIAELNETWEDKLKRTESIRLQREAVFAEMGVAVKEDGMTVGVFSPKKTPHLVNLNEDPFMSECLIYYIKDGFTRIGSAEANIPQDIQLCGPHILSEHCVFENHEGIITLMPKKGALIYVNGREITEPIVLKTGSRVILGKNHVFRFNHPDQVRERREKSSPAETPGNGETVDWNFAQIELLEKQGIDLKAEMEKRLLVLEEQFRKEKEEADQLFEEQRKNYEARIDALQKQVEEQSMTMSMYSSYTPEDFNNIEEDIFVNPLFDAESNWSEREFQLAAWAFRKWKYHQFTSLRDDLWGNAIFLKEANAISVELKKKVQFQFTLLTDTLYSPLPVDLLPAIEDEDDDERPFPRTIVAVEVQDTKNGATHYWTLDKLRQRLELMRHIYNEDLSPSTPEAKEDFFPCLTVCSNQKFSLANLLPSRQRLELMREMYHNEAELSPTSPDYNIETITGGDPFYDRFPWFRMVGRSFIYLSNLMYPVPLIHKVAIVNEKGDVKGYLRVAVQAVIEEENSEYSSGVRQSARISFEDDLFGNHRYNKRNTLLTQTLEKNQQNLLQEERVVEGSTDVKDSKEGKDDEEVGDADSGRGDSSVSSDMKEEELPDHLQAGVEFTFRVTVLQAMGISTEYADIFCQFNFLHRHDEAFSTEPVKNAGKGNPPLGFYHVQNITVTVTKSFLEYLKTQPIVFEVFGHYQQHPLHKDAKLEYSARQPPKRMLPPSIPISQPVRSPKFGSVLPSPSTSHVHAKYDVLVWFEICELAPNGEYVPSVVDHSDDLPCRGLFLLHQGIQRRIRITIVHEHASELRWKDVRELVVGRIRNTPEPEEEDNDSSVLSLGLFPGEYLEIPGDDRCMFRFEAAWDSSLHNSALLNRVTSYGEQIFMTISAYLELENCGRPAIITKDLSMIIYGRDARVGPRSLKHLFSGHYRNQEANRLSGVYELVLRRASEAGSPGVQRRQRRVLDTSSTYVRGEENLHGWRPRGDSLIFDHQWELEKLTRLEEVERVRHTLLLRERLGIDKVPFCNKTAHDFTKSEKEVCNMVAKATNEPHASPIKLKKSASKDVYEPWEMTDRERELATKCVKLIQGRIPSKEPIVLSDVSPGEDAITEMSTSMISSVMSTSSQELTSPERARLQELQDSMMAGESASQVNSMAPAPLGSSSPLKESLVLYVPEVEEIRISPVIARKGYLNILEHKTNGWKKRWVAVRRPYVFIFREEKDPVERALINLATAQVEYSEDQLAMVKVPNTFSVVTKHRGYLLQTLGDKEVYDWLYAINPLLAGQIRSKLARKGPGSNIAPITLAPPPESQTQAK is encoded by the exons ATGTCGTCGGTGAAGGTGGCGGTGCGGGTGCGGCCCTTCAATAACCGTGAATTATCCCGAGAAGCTCAATGCATCATCGATATGGTCGGCAATACGACGT CCATTATAAATCCGAAGGCACCACCCGGTACCAAAGATGCTATCAAAAGCTTCAATTACGATTACTCCTATTTTTCTATGGAC CCGAACGATGAAAACTACTCGTCACAAATAATGGTATATAAGGATATTGGAGAGGAGATGTTGCAGCATGCATTCGAGG GATACAACGTGTGTATCTTTGCTTATGGTCAAACTGGCGCGGGAAAATCCTACACGATGATGGGGAAGCAAGAAGAGGGCCAGGAAGGAATTATTCCACAAATATGTGACGATCTGTTCAGAAAAATCAGCAGAAATTCAAGTGATCACCTCAAATACTCCGTTGAAGTGAGCTACATGGAAATATATTGCGAACGAGTGCGTGACTTGCTTAATCCTAAAAACAAAGGAAATTTACGTGTCAGAGAACATCCACTCTTGGGTCCTTATGTTGAAGATTTATCTAAGTTAGCAGTGATGTCTTATCAAGATATTCATGACCTTATTGACGAAGGCAATAAAGCCAG AACCGTTGCGGCAACAAACATGAACGAAACATCCAGCAGATCCCACGCAGTgttcacaatattttttacacaacaaAGACACGATAGTACAACAGATTTAATCACAGAGAAAGTCAGCAAAATTTCACTGGTTGACTTGGCTGGCTCTGAAAGAGCAGATTCTACCGGTGCAAAAGGCACAAGGCTCAAAGAAGGTGCCAATATCAATAAAAGTTTGACTACTCTGGGAAAAGTTATCAGTGCATTAGCTGAAATT gcaacgaagaagaagaagaaagcaGACTTTATTCCATACAGAGATTCGGTTTTGACATGGTTACTCCGTGAAAATCTTGGTGGAAATTCTAAGACCGCTATGATTGCAGCTGTTAGCCCAGCCGACATTAATTACGATGAAACTCTTTCCACATTGAG ATATGCAGACAGAGCAAAACAGATTGTCTGCAAAGCTGTTGTCAATGAGGATGCTAATGCTAAGCTTATTAgagaattgaaagaagaaattcaGAAGCTGCGAGAGCTTCTGAAACAGGAGGGCATCGACGTACAAGAAG GGCCAGATGGTAAAGTCACTTATGAAAAGAAAGAACCTA GAGATGAACCACAAACGATGAAAACTTCTAAAAGAGAGGACGATATTAAAGAAACAAGACAACGAGTGCCATCACATCCCGCATCTGCCATTGCCGAAGAGGCTGTTGACCAGCTACAAGCTAGTGAGAAACTTATAGCTG AATTGAATGAGACTTGGGAggataaattgaaaagaacAGAATCAATACGTCTACAAAGAGAAGCTGTGTTTGCTGAAATGGGTGTAGCCGTAAAAGAAGATGGCATGACCGTTGGTgtattttcaccaaaaaagaCACCGCATTTAGTAAATCTCAATGAAGATCCATTCATGTCCGAGTGTCTCATTTACTACATTAAAGATGGCTTCACAAGAATTGGTTCTGCCGAAGCAAATATCCCACAGGATATACAACTTTGTGGACCACATATTTTGAGTGAACATTGTGTATTTGAGAATCACGAGGGTATTATCACATTGATGCCAAAGAAAGGAGCACTAATATACGTCAATGGCCGCGAGATCACAGAGCCAATCGTTCTCAAAACTGGATCTCGAGTAATCTTGGGCAAGAATCACGTGTTTAGATTCAACCACCCTGATCAag TGCGGGAGCGGCGTGAGAAAAGTTCACCAGCTGAAACACCCGGCAATGGTGAAACTGTGGATTGGAATTTCGCACAGATTGAACTGCTTGAGAAACAAGGTATTGACTTGAAAGCTGAGATGGAAAAGAGACTATTAGTCCTTGAGGAACAATTCCGCaaggagaaagaagaagcagaTCAGCTCTTTGAGGAACAAAGGAAG AATTACGAGGCTCGAATTGATGCTCTACAAAAGCAGGTTGAAGAGCAGAGCATGACAATGTCTATGTACAGTAGTTACACACCAGAAGATTTCAATAACATTGAAGAAGATATCTTTG TCAACCCCTTATTTGACGCAGAGAGCAACTGGAGTGAGCGCGAATTCCAGCTAGCAGCATGGGCATTTCGCAAATGGAAATATCATCAGTTTACCAGTCTTCGAGATGACTTGTGGGGTAACGCAATTTTCCTCAAGGAAGCTAACGCCATTTCCGTAGAACTTAAGAAAAAG GTTCAGTTTCAGTTCACACTTCTGACAGACACATTATATTCACCATTACCAGTTGACTTGTTACCAGCTATAGAGGATGAAGATGATGATGAGAGGCCTTTTCCTCGTACTATCGTGGCTGTTGAGGTCCAAGACACGAAAAATGGTGCTACACATTACTGGACTCTTGATAAGCTAAG ACAGCGCTTGGAGTTGATGCGACACATATACAATGAAGACTTGAGTCCCAGCACTCCGGAGGCCAAAGAGGATTTTTTCCCATGCCTTACAGTCTGCTCTAATCAGAAGTTCTCGCTCGCAAATCTTTTGCCTTCGAG GCAAAGGCTGGAATTAATGCGAGAAATGTATCACAACGAAGCTGAGTTGTCGCCAACTTCGCCAGACTATAACATTGAAACCATTACCGGTGGTGATCCCTTCTATGATAGATTCCCATGGTTCCGGATGGTTGGAAG ATCCTTCATATACTTGAGCAATCTTATGTACCCTGTACCACTTATTCACAAAGTTGctattgtaaatgaaaaaggaGATGTAAAGGGATACTTAAGAGTTGCTGTTCAAGCTGTTATCG AAGAGGAAAACAGCGAATATTCAAGTGGTGTCAGACAGTCTGCTCGTATATCATTTGAAGATGATCTCTTTGGTAACCACAGATATAACAAACGAAATACCCTTCTCACACAAACTCTTGAAAAGAATCAGCAAAACCTTTTACAAGAAGAACGTGTGGTCGAAGGATCAACCGATGTGAAAGATTCTAAGGAGGGTAAGGATGACGAAGAAGTCGGCGATGCTGATAGTGGAAGAGGTGATAGTTCCGTATCTAGTGATATGAAAGAGGAAGAATTGCCGGACCATCTCCAAGCTGGAGTTGAATTTACCTTTAGAGTGACGGTACTCCAAGCAATGGGAATTTCTACAGAATATGCAGACATTTTCTGTCAATTCAA CTTTTTGCATAGACATGACGAAGCTTTCTCAACTGAACCTGTTAAAAATGCTGGTAAAGGAAATCCACCGTTAGGATTCTATCATGTACAGAAC ATAACAGTGACAGTCACCAAATCTTTCTTGGAATATCTGAAAACCCAACCTATTGTATTCGAAGTATTTGGTCATTATCAACAGCATCCATTACACAAAGATGCCAAATTGGAATA CAGTGCTAGGCAGCCACCAAAAAGGATGCTCCCACCATCTATTCCCATCAGTCAACCAGTTCGTTCGCCAAAGTTTGGCAGCGTATTACCGTCACCTAGCACATCGCATGTTCATGCCAAATATGATGTTCTAGTGTGGTTCGAAATTTGTGAACTTGCCCCTAATGGAGAATACGTACCGTCAGTAGTTGACCATAGCGATGATTTACCTTGCCGCGgattatttttacttcatcAAGGAATCCAACGTCGTATTCGTATTACGATTGTTCACGAACATGCATCTGAACTTCGATGGAAAGATGTGAGAGAACTTGTCGTAGGACGTATTCGCAACACACCTGAACCCGAAGAAGAGGATAATGATTCTTCAGTATTATCTCTTGGTCTCTTCCCTGGAGAATATTTGGAAATTCCGGGAGATGATAGATGCATGTTTAGATTTGAGGCTGCCTGGGACAGCTCTTTGCACAATTCAGCATTATTAAACAGAGTAACATCCTACGGAGAACAAATATTTATGACCATTTCGGCTTACTTAGAA CTTGAAAACTGTGGCAGACCAGCTATTATAACGAAGGATCTCAGTATGATCATCTACGGACGGGATGCAAGAGTCGGCCCACGATCTCTGAAGCATTTGTTTAGTGGTCACTATCGGAATCAAGAAGCTAACAGGCTCAGTGGTGTCTACGAGTTGGTTTTACGACGTGCATCTGAAGCAGGTAGCCCAG GAGTACAAAGACGACAACGTAGAGTACTAGATACAAGTTCTACTTACGTTAGGGGTGAAGAAAACCTCCATGGATGGAGACCACGTGGTGATAGCTTGATTTTTGATCATCAATGGGAACTGGAAAAGCTTACTAGACTTGAAGAAGTAGAACGAGTTCGGCACACACTTTTACTCAGAGAAAGACTTGGAATTGATAAAGTtccattttgcaataaaaCGGCACATGATTTTACcaaaagtgaaaaa GAGGTCTGCAATATGGTGGCAAAAGCCACTAATGAACCACATGCTAGCCcaataaaactcaaaaaatcTGCAAGCAAGGATGTCTATGAGCCTTGGGAAATGACAGACCGAGAGCGAGAACTTGCTACTAAATGTGTAAAGTTAATACAGGGAAGAATTCCCAGCAAAGAGCCAATCGTTTTGTCAGATGTTTCACCTGGCGAGGATGCCATAACTGAGATGTCTACATCCATGATTTCATCGGTCATGTCTACATCATCACAAGA GTTGACTTCTCCTGAGCGTGCTCGGCTCCAGGAACTCCAGGATAGTATGATGGCTGGGGAATCTGCTAGTCAAGTAAACAGTATGGCTCCAGCACCCCTTGGTTCTTCGTCACCATTGAAAGAAAGTTTAGTTCTATATGTACCAGAGGTCGAAGAAATTCGCATCAGCCCTGTTATTGCAAGAAAAGGATATTTGAATATCTTGGAACATAAAACTAATGGCTGGAAGAAACGATGGGTG GCTGTCCGTAGGCCTTATGTTTTTATCTTCAGAGAGGAAAAAGATCCGGTTGAAAGAGCATTAATCAATCTTGCTACTGCACAAGTCGAATATTCTGAGGACCAATTAGCAATGGTCAAAGTACCCAACACATTCAG TGTGGTAACTAAACACCGAGGTTACCTTCTCCAAACACTTGGTGATAAAGAAGTCTACGATTGGCTTTATGCTATCAATCCTTTACTTGCTGGACAAATTAG GTCAAAACTGGCACGCAAAGGTCCTGGTTCCAATATCGCTCCTATTACGCTAGCCCCACCTCCAGAATCTCAGACGCAAGCTAagtga